Proteins co-encoded in one Polluticoccus soli genomic window:
- a CDS encoding arsenite methyltransferase, translating into MSTDQELKDLVKQKYSEIALQDKETNAASCCGSGCCSTEVYNIMSDDYTQLQGYNPDADLGLGCGLPTEFAQIKPGDTVIDLGSGAGNDCFVARSQTGETGKVIGIDFTEAMIDKARANAEKLGFNNVEFRLGDIERMPVTASTADVVVSNCVLNLVPNKANVFKEVFRVLKSRGHFSISDIVLVGELPANLQQAAEMYAGCVSGAIQKEDYLGLIKQAGFESLTLQKEKQIIIPDDILSTYLSAEEIASFKQSGTGIFSVTVFARKPDCCTPGSGCC; encoded by the coding sequence ATGAGCACCGATCAGGAACTGAAGGATCTGGTAAAACAGAAATACAGCGAAATAGCGCTGCAGGACAAAGAAACTAACGCGGCTTCATGCTGCGGTTCGGGTTGCTGCAGCACAGAGGTATATAACATCATGAGTGATGATTACACCCAACTGCAAGGGTACAACCCCGATGCCGACCTGGGGCTGGGTTGCGGACTTCCGACCGAATTTGCGCAAATAAAACCCGGTGATACAGTTATAGACTTGGGAAGCGGCGCGGGCAACGATTGTTTTGTAGCGCGATCTCAAACCGGTGAAACCGGGAAAGTGATAGGTATTGACTTTACGGAGGCGATGATAGACAAGGCAAGGGCCAATGCAGAAAAGCTTGGCTTTAACAACGTTGAGTTCCGCCTGGGAGATATTGAACGGATGCCCGTAACAGCCAGCACTGCCGATGTAGTGGTGAGCAATTGCGTGCTCAACCTCGTTCCCAACAAAGCGAACGTATTCAAAGAGGTATTCCGAGTATTGAAATCGCGCGGCCACTTCAGCATATCAGACATAGTGTTGGTGGGCGAATTGCCTGCTAACCTGCAACAGGCTGCCGAAATGTATGCCGGATGCGTTAGTGGTGCTATTCAGAAAGAAGATTATCTCGGCCTCATCAAACAGGCAGGCTTTGAATCCCTCACCCTGCAAAAAGAAAAACAGATCATCATTCCAGACGACATACTCAGCACCTACTTGTCGGCCGAAGAGATCGCATCGTTCAAACAGAGCGGCACGGGCATATTTAGTGTTACTGTGTTTGCACGCAAACCAGATTGTTGTACGCCGGGTTCAGGCTGCTGCTAA
- a CDS encoding arsenate reductase ArsC has translation MKNVLVLCTGNSCRSQIAEGYLRQFAGDKAIIYSAGVETHGVNPRAIAIMQKDGVDITGQTSNNMNEYRDIPFDFVITVCDNAKERCPYFPSNAKKFHHNFPDPAKATGTEDHIMHEFRMVRDMIKDYCKNFVQTNLG, from the coding sequence ATGAAGAACGTACTGGTATTATGCACCGGCAATAGCTGCCGCAGCCAGATAGCTGAAGGCTACCTGCGGCAGTTTGCCGGAGATAAGGCAATTATTTACAGCGCGGGGGTAGAAACACATGGCGTCAACCCGCGTGCAATTGCCATCATGCAAAAAGATGGCGTGGATATAACAGGGCAGACCTCCAACAACATGAACGAATACAGGGATATCCCGTTCGACTTTGTGATAACTGTATGCGATAATGCCAAAGAGCGCTGCCCTTACTTCCCTAGCAACGCGAAGAAGTTTCACCACAACTTCCCCGACCCGGCAAAAGCAACAGGAACGGAAGACCATATCATGCACGAGTTTCGCATGGTGCGCGATATGATAAAGGACTACTGCAAAAATTTTGTGCAAACCAATTTGGGCTAA
- a CDS encoding class I SAM-dependent methyltransferase — translation MEGKAHWENVYATKQPNEVSWTQDIPQTSLDFIHSFGVDRNARIIDIGGGDSRLVDFLLAEGYQNITVLDISANAIERAKERLGAVAEKVNWIVSDITEFEPTETYDVWHDRATFHFLTTPEQITRYLATARNAVKGYVTIGTFSENGPKKCSGLDIKQYTETKLATELANGFQKIRCIEEDHITPFNTVQNFLFCSFKRELKTAA, via the coding sequence ATGGAAGGAAAAGCACACTGGGAAAATGTTTATGCAACCAAACAGCCCAACGAAGTGAGCTGGACGCAAGACATTCCGCAGACTTCATTGGATTTCATTCACAGCTTTGGCGTTGACAGGAATGCCCGAATAATTGACATTGGCGGCGGCGACAGCAGGCTGGTTGATTTCTTGCTGGCGGAAGGCTATCAAAACATCACAGTGCTGGACATATCGGCCAATGCCATAGAACGCGCGAAGGAAAGACTGGGAGCTGTAGCAGAAAAAGTGAACTGGATCGTCTCCGACATTACGGAGTTTGAGCCAACTGAAACCTACGATGTATGGCATGATAGGGCCACTTTCCATTTCCTCACCACGCCGGAACAAATAACCAGGTATCTGGCCACGGCAAGGAACGCTGTAAAGGGCTATGTTACCATTGGTACTTTTTCGGAGAACGGACCTAAAAAATGTAGCGGTCTTGATATTAAACAATACACCGAAACGAAATTGGCGACAGAACTAGCCAACGGCTTTCAAAAGATCAGGTGTATAGAAGAAGACCATATAACGCCATTCAATACAGTACAAAACTTTCTGTTCTGCAGCTTTAAACGAGAGTTGAAAACCGCAGCTTAG
- a CDS encoding GNAT family N-acetyltransferase: MNDIELELDPTTGNGAFKIEENGERLAEMVFRITANKMVIFHTEVSQKLSGQGVGKRLVTEMLAYVRSHDLKVVPLCPFVHGLFQRHPEEYADVWDRGWHSS; the protein is encoded by the coding sequence ATGAACGATATCGAACTGGAACTGGACCCTACAACTGGTAACGGAGCGTTTAAAATAGAAGAGAATGGTGAACGCCTTGCCGAAATGGTTTTCAGGATAACCGCCAACAAAATGGTGATCTTTCATACCGAAGTATCGCAGAAGCTTTCGGGGCAGGGTGTAGGCAAAAGGCTGGTAACAGAAATGTTGGCCTATGTGCGTAGCCACGATCTAAAAGTAGTCCCTCTATGTCCGTTTGTGCACGGCCTGTTTCAGCGCCACCCCGAAGAGTATGCTGACGTCTGGGACCGTGGCTGGCATTCTAGCTAG
- a CDS encoding trypsin-like serine protease, whose product MNKLLSTLAFSAVIATAAKQATAQPVVGGSGITGNADFFCSLVAPQSATLSPLICGASLIHPQWVLTAGHCAFSQFTSKKFDSIDVAVAPYVPSQGGYVRVRSAKIYVHKKYSLTGDGYDIALIKLRTPVTNVSPIAMPAQGDNSLYDDGDPVNIVGFGIYDTLNLGAQPDTLQFAPIQVIGNTQCNQLYGGAILADMVCAGMFSGNIGGAAGDSGGPLFANTSNGPVQTGVVSWGGGAWTTTDAPGVYTRVSAYRQWIDSVIYADSTLSVGEVTRTQAEVRRTDREITVALEDVATTELQYTLYNYEGRALRSGTWAAGHREYSIEAADLQNALYFINIANDRGFRFTGKVPVLR is encoded by the coding sequence ATGAACAAGCTTCTATCTACGCTAGCATTTTCGGCTGTTATAGCGACAGCAGCCAAACAGGCCACGGCCCAACCCGTAGTAGGGGGCAGCGGCATCACCGGCAATGCAGATTTCTTTTGCTCGCTGGTAGCGCCACAGAGTGCCACGCTCAGCCCGCTGATATGCGGAGCCTCGCTTATTCACCCACAATGGGTGCTTACGGCAGGACACTGTGCTTTCAGCCAGTTTACCTCGAAGAAGTTCGACAGCATTGATGTGGCGGTAGCGCCTTATGTGCCGTCACAAGGTGGCTATGTTCGTGTCAGGTCGGCGAAGATCTATGTGCACAAAAAGTATAGCCTTACCGGCGATGGTTATGATATAGCCCTGATAAAACTCCGTACGCCGGTAACCAATGTTTCGCCCATTGCCATGCCCGCACAAGGAGATAACTCCCTGTACGATGATGGCGACCCGGTGAACATCGTCGGCTTCGGTATCTATGATACGCTGAACTTAGGCGCCCAGCCCGATACGCTGCAGTTTGCGCCAATACAAGTGATCGGCAACACGCAGTGCAACCAGCTATATGGTGGCGCCATCCTGGCCGACATGGTTTGCGCAGGTATGTTTAGTGGAAATATAGGCGGCGCCGCCGGCGACAGCGGCGGACCGCTGTTTGCGAACACCAGCAATGGCCCGGTGCAGACGGGTGTTGTAAGCTGGGGCGGCGGTGCATGGACGACTACTGATGCCCCGGGTGTCTATACCAGGGTGTCTGCTTACCGTCAGTGGATAGATTCGGTAATATACGCCGACAGTACTTTGTCGGTAGGCGAGGTGACACGCACACAGGCTGAAGTACGGAGAACAGACCGCGAAATAACTGTAGCGCTGGAAGATGTGGCGACAACGGAGTTGCAGTATACATTATATAACTACGAGGGCCGCGCACTGCGTTCTGGCACATGGGCGGCTGGCCATAGAGAGTACAGTATTGAAGCAGCGGACCTGCAGAATGCGCTTTACTTCATCAATATCGCCAACGATAGAGGTTTTCGATTTACCGGAAAGGTGCCTGTGCTGCGGTGA
- a CDS encoding PAS domain-containing protein, whose product MDALENISTQTGTDTATRHLYERLEALMAGQGEVLEMISKGAPLGTILNRIVAWVQAQSTEGAIASILLTDEEGKHLLHGSAPDLPADYNSTIHGAQIGPEAGSCGTAAYKTLTTIVEDIATDPLWKDYKDLALAHGLRACWSTPLMGKEGKVLGTFAIYYKHPKSPAADDLHILKLVSRTTVLAIEHQHVEEERTKARRAEQAALEASKAERHRLYQLFMNASAMIAVLHGPKLVVETANPAFMQSVGPGRKVIGLPIREALPELVTQGIFDILDIVYQTGETQQGHEILLKLDRNEDGNLQDCYFDFVANPLKNEAGEVEGIFGHAVDVTEFVMARKRAEENEKRFKSFVYASPAPIGIYVGREMRIETMNDALLAAWDRTREEVEGKTYYEVLYELADQPFFKILDDVYTTGIPYHATEDRVDLMRNGVKTTTYYNFTFSPLLDENGKVYGVMNTATEVTDLVRAKQRLGEAEENLRNALHVADMATWHADLKEGIVTVSERLKDWLGLQSTRATIAVLLEKMHPDDKTAAMVPMANIINGDGHYEAEHRVTVDGKTKMLHSKGKLYMDERGMPQYMIGTTRDITLEKLMQEELEALVEYRTLELKKANDELLTVNDNLQQFVYVASHDLQEPLRKINIFTDMIVRKHKQELTTDGEMYFGKISDAAQRMSSLLSDLLNFSRMGAKQEVFFPTDLNRTISKIIVDYEVLIKQKNATIIIDNICQVDAVPIQMNQLFFNLVGNALKYSKDDRAPLIHIGSRTMPRHEVLQYERLNPKIDHVEIVVTDNGIGFEQEYAEQIFVIFQRLHRREQFEGTGIGLALCKKIAEFHNGIIFAKGTPEKGASFHIILPVKHVG is encoded by the coding sequence TTGGACGCCCTCGAAAACATATCGACCCAAACGGGTACCGACACCGCCACCCGGCACTTGTACGAACGCCTGGAAGCCCTCATGGCCGGACAGGGAGAAGTACTGGAAATGATATCGAAGGGCGCGCCTCTCGGCACTATTCTCAATCGTATCGTAGCATGGGTGCAGGCACAGAGCACAGAAGGCGCCATAGCCAGCATACTGCTGACAGATGAAGAGGGCAAGCACTTGCTGCATGGCTCTGCCCCCGACCTTCCCGCAGACTATAACAGCACCATACATGGTGCCCAGATAGGTCCCGAAGCAGGGTCGTGCGGAACAGCCGCTTACAAAACGCTCACAACGATCGTTGAAGACATTGCCACCGACCCGCTGTGGAAAGACTACAAAGACCTTGCATTGGCGCATGGTTTACGTGCCTGCTGGTCTACCCCTCTTATGGGAAAGGAAGGCAAAGTACTGGGCACGTTCGCTATTTATTATAAACACCCCAAAAGTCCGGCTGCCGACGACCTGCACATACTGAAGCTGGTAAGCCGCACAACAGTGCTTGCCATAGAGCACCAGCATGTAGAAGAAGAACGTACTAAAGCACGCCGTGCCGAACAGGCAGCACTTGAGGCCTCAAAAGCCGAAAGGCACCGGTTATACCAGCTATTCATGAATGCATCGGCCATGATCGCCGTATTGCACGGACCCAAGTTGGTGGTAGAAACTGCCAATCCTGCTTTTATGCAATCAGTGGGGCCTGGCCGTAAGGTGATTGGCCTGCCCATCAGGGAGGCGCTGCCAGAACTGGTAACCCAGGGCATTTTCGATATACTCGATATCGTGTACCAAACCGGCGAAACGCAGCAAGGTCACGAGATACTGTTGAAACTGGACCGCAACGAGGATGGTAACCTGCAGGATTGCTATTTCGATTTCGTAGCCAACCCGCTGAAGAATGAGGCTGGCGAAGTAGAAGGCATTTTCGGCCACGCGGTTGATGTAACAGAGTTTGTAATGGCCCGCAAGCGTGCCGAAGAAAACGAAAAACGCTTCAAGAGCTTTGTATACGCCTCGCCTGCCCCAATTGGTATTTACGTTGGCCGCGAAATGCGGATAGAAACAATGAACGATGCCTTACTGGCAGCCTGGGACCGCACGCGCGAAGAGGTAGAAGGAAAAACCTATTACGAGGTACTTTACGAGCTGGCGGACCAGCCGTTCTTTAAAATACTGGATGACGTATACACCACCGGCATCCCATACCACGCAACTGAAGACCGCGTTGACCTGATGCGCAACGGCGTAAAAACAACTACTTACTACAACTTTACCTTCTCGCCCCTGCTGGACGAGAACGGAAAAGTATATGGTGTGATGAACACCGCCACCGAAGTAACCGACCTGGTGCGTGCAAAACAACGATTGGGCGAGGCTGAAGAAAACCTGCGTAATGCATTGCACGTGGCCGATATGGCTACCTGGCACGCTGATCTTAAAGAGGGCATCGTTACCGTGTCTGAAAGATTGAAGGATTGGCTGGGATTGCAATCTACCAGGGCCACGATAGCCGTGCTGCTTGAAAAGATGCACCCCGACGACAAGACAGCAGCGATGGTGCCGATGGCCAATATCATTAATGGCGATGGCCACTACGAGGCAGAGCACCGTGTTACTGTAGACGGCAAAACAAAAATGCTGCACTCGAAGGGCAAACTGTACATGGATGAAAGGGGAATGCCTCAATACATGATAGGCACTACGCGCGACATCACCCTTGAAAAGCTAATGCAGGAAGAACTGGAGGCGCTGGTGGAATACCGCACCCTGGAATTGAAAAAAGCCAATGACGAACTGCTGACTGTGAACGACAACCTGCAGCAGTTTGTATACGTAGCCAGCCACGACCTGCAGGAGCCGCTGCGCAAGATCAATATCTTCACAGATATGATAGTGCGGAAACATAAACAAGAGCTAACCACCGATGGCGAGATGTATTTCGGAAAAATATCCGATGCGGCACAACGCATGTCAAGCCTACTGAGTGACCTGCTCAACTTCTCGCGCATGGGCGCAAAGCAGGAGGTATTCTTCCCTACCGACCTGAACCGCACCATCAGCAAGATAATAGTGGACTACGAAGTGCTCATCAAGCAAAAGAACGCTACGATAATAATCGACAATATTTGCCAGGTAGATGCAGTGCCTATACAAATGAACCAGCTTTTCTTCAACCTCGTGGGCAATGCATTGAAGTATTCAAAGGATGACAGGGCGCCGCTTATTCACATCGGCTCGCGCACGATGCCCAGACACGAAGTGCTGCAGTACGAACGACTGAACCCAAAAATAGACCACGTAGAGATAGTGGTGACCGACAACGGCATTGGATTTGAACAGGAATATGCCGAACAGATCTTTGTCATCTTCCAACGCCTGCACCGCCGCGAGCAGTTTGAAGGTACCGGCATAGGCCTTGCACTATGTAAAAAAATCGCGGAATTCCACAACGGTATCATCTTCGCCAAAGGCACGCCAGAAAAGGGCGCGAGCTTCCATATCATATTGCCGGTAAAACACGTGGGCTAG
- a CDS encoding VOC family protein, producing MAIVQKIVPNFWFNRNADEAVTHYVSIFKNSSIGDKTYYTDAGFEQHQMLEGTTLTIEFKLEGSDFVALNAGPEFEFTEAISFIVYCDSQEEIDYYWENLSSGGDPRSQMCGWLKDRFGVSWQIVPSEFIKMLKDKDRTKVERAMAAMMQMKKLDINKLRDVFNGKD from the coding sequence ATGGCCATCGTTCAAAAGATCGTCCCCAACTTCTGGTTCAACCGCAATGCCGACGAGGCGGTAACCCACTACGTCTCTATTTTCAAGAATTCTTCCATAGGCGACAAGACCTATTATACCGATGCCGGTTTTGAACAGCACCAGATGCTGGAAGGTACTACGCTGACCATCGAGTTCAAGCTGGAAGGGTCCGACTTTGTAGCGCTGAACGCCGGACCGGAGTTTGAATTTACCGAGGCTATTTCGTTTATCGTTTACTGCGATTCACAGGAGGAGATAGACTACTATTGGGAAAACTTGAGCTCTGGCGGCGATCCAAGGTCGCAGATGTGTGGCTGGCTGAAAGATAGGTTCGGCGTATCTTGGCAGATAGTGCCGTCTGAGTTCATTAAAATGCTGAAAGATAAAGACCGCACAAAAGTAGAACGCGCCATGGCCGCCATGATGCAGATGAAAAAGCTCGACATCAACAAGCTGCGTGATGTGTTTAATGGTAAGGACTAG
- a CDS encoding response regulator transcription factor: MPAIKFAIADDHKIFRQGLRFALSNDKGIDCIGEADNGRKLLELLEQQQPDVALIDLKMPEMDGIDTTKEIRRLYPDMKIIILTMFDDEHFIVHLMENGANGYLIKNAEPDEIKTAIRSAHETGYYFNDLVSNTMLKSLMQKQKASPRFKPEIKLNDRELEVLRLICAEHTAAEIGEKVFLSARTVEGIRANLLEKIGVRNTAGLVMYAVKNGIVE; encoded by the coding sequence ATGCCTGCCATCAAATTTGCCATCGCCGACGACCATAAGATATTTCGCCAGGGATTGCGCTTTGCCCTCAGTAACGACAAGGGTATAGACTGCATAGGTGAAGCCGACAATGGCCGTAAGCTACTGGAGCTGCTGGAGCAACAACAGCCCGATGTGGCGCTGATAGACCTGAAGATGCCGGAGATGGATGGCATAGACACCACCAAGGAGATACGCAGGCTATACCCGGATATGAAGATCATTATCCTTACCATGTTTGATGACGAGCACTTCATTGTGCACCTGATGGAGAACGGCGCGAATGGCTATCTTATAAAGAACGCAGAGCCCGATGAGATCAAAACCGCCATCCGTTCTGCGCACGAAACGGGCTACTACTTCAACGACCTGGTGAGCAATACCATGCTGAAAAGCCTGATGCAAAAACAAAAAGCATCGCCGCGCTTCAAGCCCGAAATAAAACTGAACGACCGCGAACTGGAAGTGCTGCGTCTTATTTGCGCCGAACATACGGCTGCGGAGATAGGTGAAAAAGTTTTTTTGAGTGCACGCACGGTGGAAGGTATACGCGCTAACCTGTTGGAAAAGATTGGAGTGCGCAACACCGCAGGCCTGGTTATGTATGCCGTTAAAAATGGTATTGTAGAATAA
- a CDS encoding sensor histidine kinase, giving the protein MNLTSLIIIGIAAMLALAMGVILFVVMYQRRVIRHQVELKQIEEQKELELIQAGIQSEEQERMRIASELHDDVGATLASARLFLHQKELTDEAAIQQSKELLDESIQKIRSISHKLQPSTLHHLGLQTSLQSLSEIISKSGVVKVIYVKVNDLPRLDAQLELSAYRVVQELMNNCIKHANAQNITMQTDVNGELKIKLSHDGKGLLQQDYEELIYKKGAIGLKNIVNRLKSINANISFDKDGDWYTIEVAAPLMPANN; this is encoded by the coding sequence GTGAATCTCACTAGTCTCATCATCATAGGTATCGCTGCCATGCTGGCTTTGGCCATGGGGGTGATATTGTTTGTAGTGATGTACCAACGCAGGGTGATACGCCACCAGGTAGAACTAAAGCAGATAGAGGAGCAGAAAGAACTGGAACTGATACAGGCAGGCATACAAAGCGAAGAGCAGGAGCGCATGCGCATAGCCAGCGAGCTACACGACGATGTTGGTGCTACACTAGCTTCGGCCCGCCTGTTCCTGCACCAGAAAGAGTTGACCGACGAGGCCGCGATACAACAGTCGAAAGAGCTGCTGGACGAGAGCATACAGAAGATACGCAGCATATCACACAAGCTGCAGCCCAGCACGCTGCATCATTTGGGTTTGCAAACCTCACTGCAGTCGCTGTCGGAGATCATTAGTAAGTCGGGTGTTGTGAAGGTGATCTATGTAAAGGTGAATGACTTACCACGGCTGGATGCGCAACTGGAGCTATCAGCCTACCGCGTGGTGCAGGAGCTGATGAACAATTGTATCAAACATGCCAATGCGCAAAACATCACCATGCAGACAGACGTGAATGGTGAACTGAAGATAAAGCTGAGTCACGACGGCAAGGGACTGCTGCAGCAGGACTATGAGGAGCTGATCTACAAGAAAGGCGCCATTGGTCTGAAGAATATAGTGAACAGGCTGAAGTCTATCAATGCGAACATTTCTTTTGACAAAGATGGCGACTGGTACACCATAGAAGTAGCCGCGCCGCTGATGCCCGCTAATAATTAA
- a CDS encoding S8 family peptidase has product MTTNVTPTKELNLQIQPNFERPPMASAPASTTLDGSKVINGLQPDGTTVAGIKSNESFLTAEELTTRPAYPGMLVNYNRVLSSIPASIRDTRGRNITVAVLDDGLDPIHPDFSGAYNNITDTTSGQPLAADINQHGTPVAGIIGARSASPSNGITGVAPECKLLPVRIINGADASPKYVIAGIKYAIQQGANIINISRAMPFDDELNQLITDTVNNKNIIVVAAAGDGKLMLPQYRPFPASSNACIAVGSAMPAFLSAQSASLPPVVTIFAQRWMPGTSSQNFYIQEPGSSFGCAFISGIVALMLSAGCAQNRASVMNNLRQFDTTVDNPAFVDAGQFTYKISS; this is encoded by the coding sequence ATGACTACGAATGTAACGCCGACCAAAGAGCTGAACCTGCAGATACAGCCGAACTTCGAACGTCCTCCGATGGCATCAGCTCCTGCGAGCACAACGCTGGACGGAAGCAAGGTAATAAATGGATTACAACCCGACGGCACCACCGTCGCAGGTATCAAATCCAACGAAAGTTTTTTGACAGCAGAGGAGCTAACCACGCGACCTGCCTATCCAGGTATGCTGGTCAACTACAATCGTGTACTGAGTTCGATTCCGGCCAGCATACGAGATACCAGGGGCCGAAACATAACAGTTGCTGTGCTCGACGATGGCCTTGATCCCATACATCCTGATTTTTCCGGCGCGTACAACAATATTACCGATACTACGTCTGGCCAGCCATTAGCAGCTGACATCAACCAACACGGCACACCCGTTGCAGGTATTATCGGCGCTCGCTCTGCTTCGCCCAGCAATGGCATTACAGGTGTAGCACCCGAATGCAAGCTTTTGCCCGTCCGCATCATCAATGGCGCAGATGCAAGTCCGAAGTATGTTATCGCAGGTATAAAATACGCGATTCAACAAGGAGCAAATATCATCAACATCTCGCGCGCTATGCCGTTTGATGACGAACTCAACCAACTGATCACCGATACGGTAAACAATAAAAACATCATTGTAGTAGCAGCCGCCGGCGATGGCAAACTAATGCTGCCACAATACAGGCCCTTCCCGGCCAGTAGCAACGCCTGCATAGCGGTAGGATCTGCAATGCCTGCCTTTTTGAGTGCGCAAAGTGCGAGTCTACCGCCGGTCGTGACCATATTTGCTCAAAGATGGATGCCAGGCACTAGCAGCCAGAATTTTTATATCCAGGAACCCGGCAGCAGTTTTGGCTGTGCGTTCATATCGGGTATCGTTGCTTTAATGCTCTCGGCTGGTTGTGCACAAAACCGGGCAAGCGTTATGAACAACCTACGTCAGTTTGACACAACTGTAGACAATCCGGCATTTGTAGATGCAGGGCAATTCACTTACAAAATATCGTCTTAA
- a CDS encoding helix-turn-helix domain-containing protein, whose product MNLYIKNMVCNRCRMVVKNELEKVGIEPLNVQLGEVELAEKPSAQQMDELKHNLADVGFELIDTKKGRIIEKIKNVVIDLIHHSEDQTKLKYSEYLSEKLNHDYSYLSKLFSEVEGKTIEQYIISQKIEKVKELLVYDELSLSEIAWQLGYSSVAHLSAQFKKVTGLTPSFYKDKGMHHRKPLDGV is encoded by the coding sequence ATGAACCTCTATATAAAGAACATGGTGTGCAACCGTTGCCGCATGGTGGTGAAGAACGAACTGGAGAAGGTTGGTATCGAACCCCTGAATGTGCAGCTGGGCGAGGTGGAACTGGCCGAAAAACCATCGGCGCAGCAAATGGATGAGCTGAAACACAACCTGGCGGACGTAGGCTTCGAGCTGATAGATACAAAGAAGGGACGCATCATTGAGAAGATAAAGAATGTGGTCATCGACCTCATTCACCACAGCGAAGACCAGACCAAACTCAAATACAGCGAATACCTGTCAGAAAAACTTAATCACGATTACTCCTACCTCAGTAAGCTATTCTCTGAGGTAGAAGGAAAGACCATAGAGCAATACATCATATCCCAGAAAATAGAGAAGGTAAAAGAGCTGCTGGTGTACGATGAATTGTCATTAAGTGAAATAGCCTGGCAACTGGGTTATAGCAGCGTGGCGCACCTTTCGGCGCAGTTCAAAAAAGTGACCGGGCTCACCCCAAGCTTTTACAAAGACAAAGGCATGCACCACCGCAAACCTCTGGACGGGGTTTAA
- a CDS encoding T9SS type A sorting domain-containing protein — protein sequence MKRLFTTLGLIAVAAVGYAQENATDFTATDCNSTSHTLFTDLDAGKTVVMVWVMPCSACNNGTSNAFTAVQNYAAAHPGKVLYYLIGDGIGNDQCSTLQTFATNNGVDLSKVSVFNNNGNTIDEANYGGSGMPHIVIASGTDHKIWYNEKNGTGAGIVDALNKATGVNEVAQQLSFSMSPNPAGDVLNIKYAHDITRVTIISISGQVVRDISYEGGKQNPSINMSKIPAGNYMIKVQDNEGRSGIEQIVKL from the coding sequence ATGAAAAGACTCTTTACTACTCTAGGCCTCATCGCCGTAGCTGCCGTGGGCTATGCCCAGGAAAATGCTACCGACTTCACCGCCACAGATTGCAATAGCACCAGCCACACCTTGTTTACTGACCTGGACGCCGGAAAAACCGTGGTGATGGTATGGGTAATGCCTTGCAGCGCCTGCAATAACGGCACCAGCAATGCCTTTACCGCCGTGCAAAATTATGCAGCTGCACACCCCGGCAAAGTGCTGTACTACCTCATCGGCGACGGGATCGGAAATGACCAATGCTCTACCCTCCAGACTTTTGCCACCAACAATGGTGTAGACCTGAGCAAGGTGAGCGTATTCAATAATAACGGTAACACTATTGACGAAGCCAACTATGGCGGCAGCGGCATGCCACACATCGTGATAGCCAGCGGTACCGATCACAAGATCTGGTACAATGAAAAGAACGGCACTGGCGCAGGCATCGTTGATGCACTCAACAAAGCGACCGGTGTAAACGAAGTGGCGCAGCAACTGAGCTTCAGCATGAGCCCTAACCCTGCCGGCGATGTACTGAACATCAAATACGCACACGACATCACCAGGGTGACCATTATTTCTATTTCAGGACAGGTAGTTAGAGACATTAGCTACGAAGGCGGAAAACAAAACCCTTCTATCAATATGTCGAAAATACCTGCAGGCAACTACATGATAAAAGTACAGGACAACGAAGGCCGCAGCGGCATCGAGCAGATAGTGAAACTATAA